The following are from one region of the Vibrio hyugaensis genome:
- the aceE gene encoding pyruvate dehydrogenase (acetyl-transferring), homodimeric type, whose translation MSDMKHDVDALETQDWLQALESVVREEGVERAQFLLETVLEKARLDGVDMPTGINTNYINTIPAAQEPAYPGDVTLERRIRSIIRWNAIMIVLRASKKDLDLGGHMASYQSAAAFYEVCFNHFFRAPNETDGGDLVYYQGHISPGIYSRAFVEGRLTEEQLDNFRQEVDGKGVPSYPHPKLMPEFWQFPTVSMGLGPISAIYQARFLKYLNGRGLKDTSAQRVYAFLGDGEMDEPESRGAISFAAREKLDNLCFLINCNLQRLDGPVMGNGKIIQELEGLFKGAGWNVVKVIWGNNWDALLAKDTTGKLLQLMNETIDGDYQTFKSKDGAYVREHFFGKYPETAALVADMTDDQIFELKRGGHDSSKLFAAFNNAKQTGGKPTVILAKTVKGYGMGEAAEGKNIAHGVKKMDMTHVQYLRDRLGLQDILSDEKVAELPYLKLEEGSAEYEYLHARRKALKGYTPQRLPKFTQEFKVPELEEFAPLLGAQKREISTTMAYVRTLNILLKDKNIGKNIVPIICDEARTFGMEGLFRQVGIYNPDGQEYTPEDKGIVSYYKEATSGQVLQEGINELGSMASWVAAATSYSTNDLPMIPFYIYYSMFGFQRIGDMAWLAGDQQARGFLLGATAGRTTLNGEGLQHEDGHSHIQANTIPNCISYDPTFAYELAVIMQDGIRRMYGPEQENIYYYLTVMNENYAMPAMPEGAEEGIRKGIYKLESHEGAKGKVQLMSSGTIMNEVRKAATILSEEYGVASDVFSVTSFNELTRDGQNAERYNMLHPEAEAKVPYITTVLGNEPAIAATDYMKNYAEQVRAFMPTESYKVLGTDGFGRSDSRENLRRHFEVNAGYVVVAALTELAKRGDVEKSVVTEAIAKFNIDTEKTNPLYA comes from the coding sequence ATGTCTGACATGAAGCATGACGTAGATGCACTGGAAACTCAAGATTGGCTACAAGCCCTTGAATCAGTTGTTCGTGAAGAAGGTGTAGAACGTGCACAGTTTCTACTAGAAACCGTTCTAGAAAAAGCACGTCTAGACGGCGTTGATATGCCAACTGGCATCAACACAAACTACATCAACACTATTCCAGCTGCACAAGAACCAGCTTACCCTGGTGACGTAACTCTTGAGCGTCGTATTCGTTCGATTATTCGCTGGAACGCAATCATGATCGTATTGCGTGCTTCTAAGAAAGACCTAGACCTAGGTGGTCATATGGCTTCTTACCAGTCAGCTGCAGCGTTCTACGAAGTTTGTTTCAACCACTTCTTCCGTGCTCCAAACGAGACGGACGGTGGCGATCTAGTTTACTACCAAGGCCACATCTCACCGGGTATCTACTCTCGTGCGTTCGTTGAAGGCCGTCTAACTGAAGAGCAGCTAGACAACTTCCGTCAAGAAGTAGACGGTAAAGGTGTACCTTCATACCCACACCCTAAGTTGATGCCTGAGTTCTGGCAATTCCCAACAGTATCTATGGGTCTTGGTCCAATCTCTGCTATTTACCAAGCTCGTTTCCTTAAGTACCTGAACGGCCGTGGCCTTAAAGATACTTCTGCTCAACGTGTATACGCTTTCCTAGGCGACGGTGAGATGGATGAGCCAGAATCACGTGGTGCAATTTCTTTCGCTGCGCGTGAGAAGCTAGACAACCTATGTTTCCTAATCAACTGTAACCTTCAGCGTCTAGATGGCCCTGTAATGGGTAACGGTAAGATCATTCAAGAACTTGAAGGTCTATTCAAAGGCGCAGGTTGGAACGTAGTTAAAGTTATCTGGGGTAACAACTGGGATGCACTACTAGCTAAAGATACGACTGGTAAGCTACTACAGCTTATGAACGAAACGATCGATGGCGACTACCAAACATTCAAATCTAAAGATGGCGCATACGTACGTGAGCACTTCTTTGGTAAGTACCCTGAGACTGCTGCACTAGTTGCAGACATGACTGATGACCAAATCTTCGAACTGAAGCGTGGTGGTCACGATTCTTCTAAACTGTTTGCTGCATTCAACAATGCAAAACAGACAGGTGGTAAGCCAACGGTAATCCTAGCTAAGACTGTTAAAGGTTACGGCATGGGTGAAGCGGCTGAAGGTAAGAACATCGCTCACGGTGTTAAGAAGATGGACATGACTCACGTACAATACCTACGTGATCGTCTAGGTCTACAAGACATCCTTTCTGATGAGAAAGTAGCTGAACTGCCTTACCTAAAACTGGAAGAAGGTTCTGCTGAGTACGAATACCTACATGCTCGTCGTAAAGCACTGAAAGGTTACACGCCACAGCGTCTACCTAAGTTCACACAAGAGTTCAAAGTACCAGAGCTAGAAGAGTTTGCTCCTCTACTTGGTGCTCAGAAGCGTGAAATCTCAACGACTATGGCTTACGTACGTACGTTGAACATCCTGCTTAAAGACAAGAACATCGGTAAGAACATCGTTCCTATCATCTGTGATGAAGCGCGTACGTTCGGTATGGAAGGTCTATTCCGTCAAGTGGGTATCTACAACCCAGACGGTCAAGAATACACACCTGAAGATAAAGGCATCGTTTCTTACTACAAAGAAGCAACGTCAGGTCAAGTTCTTCAAGAAGGTATCAACGAACTAGGTTCAATGGCATCTTGGGTTGCTGCTGCTACTTCTTACAGCACAAACGATCTGCCAATGATCCCGTTCTACATCTACTACTCAATGTTCGGTTTCCAACGTATTGGTGACATGGCATGGCTAGCAGGTGACCAACAAGCTCGTGGCTTCCTACTAGGTGCTACAGCTGGTCGTACAACACTGAACGGTGAAGGTCTACAGCACGAAGATGGTCACTCGCACATTCAAGCGAACACTATCCCGAACTGTATATCTTACGACCCAACATTCGCTTACGAGCTAGCAGTAATCATGCAAGATGGTATCCGTCGTATGTACGGTCCTGAGCAAGAAAACATTTACTACTACCTAACAGTAATGAATGAAAACTACGCAATGCCAGCAATGCCAGAAGGCGCTGAAGAAGGCATCCGTAAAGGTATTTACAAGCTTGAGTCTCACGAAGGTGCTAAGGGTAAAGTTCAGCTAATGAGCTCTGGTACTATCATGAACGAAGTACGTAAAGCAGCGACTATCCTAAGTGAAGAGTACGGCGTAGCATCTGACGTGTTCTCTGTAACTTCATTCAACGAGCTAACTCGTGATGGTCAAAATGCAGAGCGCTACAACATGCTTCACCCAGAAGCAGAAGCGAAAGTACCTTACATCACTACTGTTCTTGGTAACGAACCAGCAATCGCTGCGACGGATTACATGAAGAACTACGCTGAGCAAGTACGTGCGTTCATGCCAACTGAGTCATACAAAGTTCTTGGTACTGACGGCTTCGGTCGTTCAGACAGCCGTGAGAACCTACGTCGTCACTTCGAAGTTAACGCGGGCTACGTAGTAGTTGCTGCACTAACTGAACTAGCGAAACGTGGTGATGTTGAGAAGTCTGTTGTTACTGAAGCAATTGCTAAGTTCAACATCGACACTGAAAAAACAAACCCACTTTACGCTTAA